Below is a genomic region from Syntrophales bacterium.
TTCAGGATCTCTGATTCCGTGGGTTTGAAACCACGTAACTCGAGACCATAATCATATATGAGGGGGCGGTTGATCTTTGTGGCAATGTCTTTGGAAAAGAAATTGTCCAGGGTTAGTTTGTCGGTGACTTCGGACTCGTCATATCCAGAAAGGTTTTCGGCCACGCGATTGAAAATCTTGACAACCCCAATCTCATTTGTCGCAATGATTCCTATTAACGAATTCTGGATCATATTACTCTGAAATTTGTGAGATTTCTCCAGCTCAGCCTGGGAAGTCTTGAGCATGTAAATCATGTGTTGAAAGGAATCGGCAAGCTGGACGATCTCATCGCCCTTATGGGTTTTATAGACTTCGCATTTTCGGCATCCTTTGAGCTTCTGAGGAAATTTGGGTTCATATCCCTCGCAGGGTGTGCCGTTAACGAACCAGCATTGAATCGCTGTGTTCTTGTAAGCCGCACAGTCCCTACGACCGCATTTTTTAATTTCCCAACAGTTGACATGTTGCCCGAAGAAGATAGATATATCCAGATTACCCAATGAGATCTCATCCGTGATGCGGGTCAAGGTGATTATAGGACTAGTTGTATATTTTAGAAAAGGTCTGGCAATGAGGAAGGTAATGACAATCATGACTGCAAGGATCCCCATGTATAAGGTCATAACTTGCTCTATAAAGGTATCCATCGCAAAATGAACTTTGAGGATCAATTGGAGCGCGATCGCCCCCAATAGGCCAAACAACATCAGCAGGAAGAGAATAATGAGCAGTATTTTATTGTGAAATGATAGTTTGCTGTATATGGGGATGGGATTACTCCCGCGAAACTGAAACTTCGCTAAAGCTTGTAAACTTTTCATATTAAGCTCACAATAAATGCGCTAGGCGAATCAACCCACTAAGTTTGACATTGTCTTTATCTCTCATCCGAATTGAATTTCTTTCTTAGATGCGTCGTTGAGAACATTATTGACGACACGCATAAGACGTTGTGGAGTTACAGGTTTCTCGATAAATCCATCCGGTACACGCACCTTAAACCGAGAAACAATATCTTTCCAATCAATGTTAATCTTTTCCTTGATACCAGTTATTATGATCAGGGGGATATTTTTAAATACCCCATCCTGTCGTCGTAACCTGAGGAACAAATTGATACCCGTCTTTCCAGGCATTAATAAGTCGAGGCAAATCAAATCGGGGGGATCTTCCCTGATTAGCCTCTCTCCGTCCTCAGCATTGTTGGCAGTTCGCACAGAAAAACCGTTTTCTTCCAGTATGGATGAGAAATAAATTGTCAAATCTTCTTCATCATCAATGACAACTGCTTTTCTTGGGAAATTTTCCCTTTCCGATGGATTCATTTTAGTATCCCTCCTTTTGGAAAAAATTTACTATCGTCATACCCTCAATTTTCTGTACCATGATTACCCCTCTCTCTTGTTCCTCTTGTTCCTTGTCTAAGGATTACATGAGAAGCCGAGGGGGGGCTTGTGCCTTATTTGTTCAGGATTACGGCTTTATCAAAAAGGTCGAATACTCCTCCTACCTGAACATCCATCTTGTGGTAATCCATAAGCTGCATGAGCTGTCGTTTGCAGTTCGCACAGGGAGCTGCCACATATTTGGCACCCGTTTCCTTAATCTGGTTTAACTTCATCTTTCCTCCCACGTTCATCCTGTATTCAAGGAAAGTAACCTCGTTCTTTTTTACTCCTTCTTTGCTGTCCATTACCGCCAGACCGCCTCCGCCTCCGCAGCAAAAGTTATATTCACGGTTGGGGATCATCTCTCTGAAATCCACGACACAGGCCTTCAAAAGTTCGCGAGGTTCCTCAATCACACCAGTGCTTCGCGCGAAGTTGCACGGGTCATGATAAGTCACCGGTTCCGGATTTCTACTCGGGTCAAGCTTGAGGGTTCCTTTACGCAGTTCTTCTGCCGCAAGGATGAAGATATTGGTAATTTCATAGGGAATATCCTTTCCCCAGTAGAAAGTGCCCCCGATCCGCTTGGCGATTCGGTAGGCGTGACCGCATTCACCTATGACAAGTTTTTTCACCCTCAACTTCAGGCAGG
It encodes:
- a CDS encoding ATP-binding protein; amino-acid sequence: MKSLQALAKFQFRGSNPIPIYSKLSFHNKILLIILFLLMLFGLLGAIALQLILKVHFAMDTFIEQVMTLYMGILAVMIVITFLIARPFLKYTTSPIITLTRITDEISLGNLDISIFFGQHVNCWEIKKCGRRDCAAYKNTAIQCWFVNGTPCEGYEPKFPQKLKGCRKCEVYKTHKGDEIVQLADSFQHMIYMLKTSQAELEKSHKFQSNMIQNSLIGIIATNEIGVVKIFNRVAENLSGYDESEVTDKLTLDNFFSKDIATKINRPLIYDYGLELRGFKPTESEILNKDKEPIPVRLSGINLYEEGEHLGKVFFFQDLREIRRLRQELIQSERLSATGEAVASISHSIKNILDGLLGGVYVYKMGSRINDEKGTQKGWRMIEKNIDLISELVINLLNYAKERDPIFQKCTPQDIVEDVIEAMENKARNKNIDIVSEYKGYFDNIYMDSHALHQCLMNLVSNAIDAIPPGRPGHIIVRLESKNEEGIVLEVSDNGVGMSKEIHNKIFQGMFSTKGSTGTGLGLLVVKKIVSEHGGMIDVNSEEDRGSTFTIWLPNNSPNIRVSDSQ
- a CDS encoding response regulator; protein product: MNPSERENFPRKAVVIDDEEDLTIYFSSILEENGFSVRTANNAEDGERLIREDPPDLICLDLLMPGKTGINLFLRLRRQDGVFKNIPLIIITGIKEKINIDWKDIVSRFKVRVPDGFIEKPVTPQRLMRVVNNVLNDASKKEIQFG